In Exiguobacterium acetylicum, the genomic stretch TTTGCTTTGGTGAACATTTAGATGGGAGACGGTTGTGCTACCGAATTCGACGTCGTTTTTTACAAGAGCTCGTTTTCACGTGGCATCCTAAAAAGGGACTTGAAAAATACTGTGCCTCTTCACTCAACGAATGGGTAGAATCCGAAATGTTACGTGACCGGGCTAATAAAAAGATTACCCTGGGTACTTTTAGTGTTAGTAGTCATCGACTGCTCGTGACGGATTCGAATGAAAAAGATGTAGCATCGATTGTCTTGGAGCAAGTGAAGTCTGGCGCATGGACGGCTTCCGTCACATATGATTCAGATGGAACGGTTCGTTTACTCACAGTAAACGAAGGTGTCGATCAGCCGACGGGCAGATGGACGCGATCGCATAAGATTGCGATTGATTCGGGATTTGTACTGATTGGTGATGATGTTGCGTTTCGTGAAGAGGAACTAGCCGAGGAACTCTTTTTCGGTCAACAGGACGTCCATTTGTTTCAAGCGGGTATCATGACCGAGTCTGGACATGGAGACGGCATCTATCATCTGAAAGTAAAGAAAAATCGAGATAAACAAATCATCGGAGTACGAATCAATTTCATGGAGTAGCAATTGAAAGACCGGTAAAAGGAATGCTCCTTCGACCGGTCTTTTTGCAATATGTAGTTATTTGATATTGTCGATGGCGTTGCCGTCCTGATCGACTTGAGTAGAAAGTCCTGTCCAGCCACGACCTTTTGTCTCTAGCCAGCTGGTGAATTCGACGAGAAATTCCTCGTGCGGTACATGGCCACCATCTTTTTTGACAATGACGTACCCGTCAAGCTTTACATATGATTCCTTCAGTGATTCCATGCGTAATCTCCTCCTAAGTAGCGGATGCGAAAGTAAGAGTATAGCGCTCGAAACATTCATTTACAAATGATATCCATTTATCTTTCTAGTTCAACAAATGGTCCGCTCGACATAAAACCGTCACCTTCACACCATCAG encodes the following:
- a CDS encoding SMI1/KNR4 family protein, with protein sequence MKPAIKQINPSSKRPGVSLIDLKRAEKILGVKFPKDYISLMQESNGAAFHDWQLYSIPTESSHSEVEDIIHCYANRPDGLPEDMICFGEHLDGRRLCYRIRRRFLQELVFTWHPKKGLEKYCASSLNEWVESEMLRDRANKKITLGTFSVSSHRLLVTDSNEKDVASIVLEQVKSGAWTASVTYDSDGTVRLLTVNEGVDQPTGRWTRSHKIAIDSGFVLIGDDVAFREEELAEELFFGQQDVHLFQAGIMTESGHGDGIYHLKVKKNRDKQIIGVRINFME